CCAGGATGGCCCGGCCCACACCTGCGGCCTCGTCGCTTCCGGCATGCGGGCAGATCACCAGGAATTCGTCGCCGCCGAGTCGGCAGACCATGTTGTGGCTGCCCGCCGCATCGAGCAGACGCCGGGAGAGCTCGCGCAGCAGGCTGTCACCCTCGTCGTGGCCGAAGGTGTCGTTGACCTGCTTGAACTTGTCGGCGTCCAGCATGAGAACCGAGAGTGGCGTGCCGTTGTCCCGCGACTCGCTCCAGAGCTCCTCCAGGGCGGAGACGGCGAAGCGGCGGTTGGGCAGGCCGGTCAGCTCGTCCCGGATGGCCAGCGCCTGGAGCTGCTGGTTGGCACGCTCCAGCTCGGCGGTGCGCTCCTTGACCTTCTGCTCCAGCGTGCGGTTCAGGGCACGCAGCTCGCGGTTGCGCTCCGAAACCGTCTGGAAGAGCCCCTTGAGCGCCGTCAGCAGCGGCTCGGCCCCCTCCTGGGTATTCCTGCTCTCCTCTTCAAAGGTCTGCGCGGCCGTCTTGCCCTTTTCGATGGCCCGCATCTGCCTGGCCATACTCTGGTCGATCCCCAGGATGTGGTAGGCCAGCCAGTCCACCAGATACTGGAGTAATTCCTTGGCCTCGGACGTGGCGAGGGTTTCCCGTTTCGTACTGAAGACGGTCGCCTCGTCGATAAAGGCCTGATGCTGTTCGTGATGGGCGCGGATATGCCGGGGATCCAGCCCGGAGGAGGCCATCAGCTCCTCTTCGTCCCGGAAATGGACATGGGTGTAGTCCACCATGGCGTCGATCGCCGCGCTGAACTCCTGCTCATCCGGGGCCTCGCCGGACATGGCCAGCTCGCCCAGATCGTTGACCAGGTCCACCAGCTGCTTGTGCTGTCTGTCGACCTCCTCGATCCCCGTCAGAAACGAGTCGTTCCAGTTGAATACCGTAGACATATCGCATAGACCTCCCGCAAGCTTCCGAACTCTGTAAGGGC
This region of Synergistales bacterium genomic DNA includes:
- a CDS encoding bacteriohemerythrin; this encodes MSTVFNWNDSFLTGIEEVDRQHKQLVDLVNDLGELAMSGEAPDEQEFSAAIDAMVDYTHVHFRDEEELMASSGLDPRHIRAHHEQHQAFIDEATVFSTKRETLATSEAKELLQYLVDWLAYHILGIDQSMARQMRAIEKGKTAAQTFEEESRNTQEGAEPLLTALKGLFQTVSERNRELRALNRTLEQKVKERTAELERANQQLQALAIRDELTGLPNRRFAVSALEELWSESRDNGTPLSVLMLDADKFKQVNDTFGHDEGDSLLRELSRRLLDAAGSHNMVCRLGGDEFLVICPHAGSDEAAGVGRAILASRRSHYTDAGEECWDGAVSLGYAAAGPSMDTPGDLLKAADRALYEAKRRGGDQMAPA